In Papio anubis isolate 15944 chromosome 20, Panubis1.0, whole genome shotgun sequence, a single window of DNA contains:
- the SLC25A42 gene encoding mitochondrial coenzyme A transporter SLC25A42 isoform X3, whose translation MWTESPAIPSRPGMDNGVKEGPVRLREDAEAVLSSSVSSKRDHRQVLSSLLSGALAGALAKTAVAPLDRTKIIFQVSSKRFSAKEAFRVLYYTYLNEGFLSLWRGNSATMVRVVPYAAIQFSAHEEYKRILGSYYGFRGEALPPWPRLFAGALAGTTAASLTYPLDLVRARMAVTPKEMYSNIFHVFIRISREEGLKTLYHGFMPTVLGVIPYAGLSFFTYETLKSLHRGLPAHLLCNLPRRLTLALQQGSRRPRP comes from the exons GACCGAGTCTCCTGCCATTCCGAGCAGGCCTGGTATGGATAATGGTGTGAAGGAAGGCCCGGTGCGATTGCGTGAGGATGCCGAGGCTGTCCTGTCCTCGTCCGTCTCATCAAAG CGTGACCACAGGCAAGTGCTCAGCTCCCTGCTGTCTGGGGCCCTGGCTGGCGCCCTTGCCAAAACAGCAGTAGCCCCCCTGGACCGAACCAAAATCATCTTCCAAG TGTCTTCAAAAAGATTTTCTGCCAAG GAGGCCTTCCGGGTCCTCTACTACACCTACCTCAACGAGGGCTTTCTCAGCTTGTGGCGCGGGAACTCGGCCACCATGGTGCGCGTGGTGCCCTACGCCGCCATCCAGTTCAGCGCCCACGAAGAGTACAAGCGCATCCTGGGCAGCTACTATGGCTTCCGCGGAGA AGCTCTGCCCCCTTGGCCTCGCCTCTTCGCCGGCGCACTGGCTGGAACGACAGCCGCTTCACTGACCTACCCCCTGGACCTGGTCAGAGCGCGGATGGCCGTAACCCCGAAGGAAAT GTACAGCAACATCTTTCATGTCTTCATCCGCATCTCGAGAGAAGAGGGGCTGAAGACCCTCTACCACGGATTTATGCCCACTGTGCTGGGGGTCATTCCCTACGCCGGCCTGAGCTTCTTCACCTATGAGACGCTCAAGAGCCTGCACAGAG GGTTGCCTGCCCACCTGCTTTGTAACCTTCCCAGAAGACTCACGCTTGCTCTGCAGCAGGGCTCGAGGAGGCCCAGGCCATGA
- the SLC25A42 gene encoding mitochondrial coenzyme A transporter SLC25A42 isoform X2: MDNGVKEGPVRLREDAEAVLSSSVSSKRDHRQVLSSLLSGALAGALAKTAVAPLDRTKIIFQVSSKRFSAKEAFRVLYYTYLNEGFLSLWRGNSATMVRVVPYAAIQFSAHEEYKRILGSYYGFRGEALPPWPRLFAGALAGTTAASLTYPLDLVRARMAVTPKEMYSNIFHVFIRISREEGLKTLYHGFMPTVLGVIPYAGLSFFTYETLKSLHREYSGRRQPYPFERMIFGACAGLIGQSASYPLDVVRRRMQTAGVTGYPRASIACTLRTIVREEGAVRGLYKGLSMNWVKGPIAVGISFTTFDLMQILLRHLQS, from the exons ATGGATAATGGTGTGAAGGAAGGCCCGGTGCGATTGCGTGAGGATGCCGAGGCTGTCCTGTCCTCGTCCGTCTCATCAAAG CGTGACCACAGGCAAGTGCTCAGCTCCCTGCTGTCTGGGGCCCTGGCTGGCGCCCTTGCCAAAACAGCAGTAGCCCCCCTGGACCGAACCAAAATCATCTTCCAAG TGTCTTCAAAAAGATTTTCTGCCAAG GAGGCCTTCCGGGTCCTCTACTACACCTACCTCAACGAGGGCTTTCTCAGCTTGTGGCGCGGGAACTCGGCCACCATGGTGCGCGTGGTGCCCTACGCCGCCATCCAGTTCAGCGCCCACGAAGAGTACAAGCGCATCCTGGGCAGCTACTATGGCTTCCGCGGAGA AGCTCTGCCCCCTTGGCCTCGCCTCTTCGCCGGCGCACTGGCTGGAACGACAGCCGCTTCACTGACCTACCCCCTGGACCTGGTCAGAGCGCGGATGGCCGTAACCCCGAAGGAAAT GTACAGCAACATCTTTCATGTCTTCATCCGCATCTCGAGAGAAGAGGGGCTGAAGACCCTCTACCACGGATTTATGCCCACTGTGCTGGGGGTCATTCCCTACGCCGGCCTGAGCTTCTTCACCTATGAGACGCTCAAGAGCCTGCACAGAG AGTACAGTGGCCGCCGACAGCCCTACCCCTTCGAGCGCATGATCTTCGGCGCCTGCGCTGGCCTTATCGGGCAATCGGCCTCGTACCCGCTGGATGTGGTGCGGCGGCGTATGCAGACGGCCGGCGTCACCGGCTACCCGCGTGCCTCGATCGCCTGCACGCTGCGCACCATCGTGCGGGAGGAGGGCGCCGTGCGCGGCCTCTACAAAGGCTTGAGCATGAACTGGGTCAAGGGTCCTATCGCCGTGGGCATCAGCTTCACCACCTTCGACCTCATGCAGATCCTGCTGCGGCACCTGCAGAGCTAG
- the SLC25A42 gene encoding mitochondrial coenzyme A transporter SLC25A42 isoform X1 → MWTESPAIPSRPGMDNGVKEGPVRLREDAEAVLSSSVSSKRDHRQVLSSLLSGALAGALAKTAVAPLDRTKIIFQVSSKRFSAKEAFRVLYYTYLNEGFLSLWRGNSATMVRVVPYAAIQFSAHEEYKRILGSYYGFRGEALPPWPRLFAGALAGTTAASLTYPLDLVRARMAVTPKEMYSNIFHVFIRISREEGLKTLYHGFMPTVLGVIPYAGLSFFTYETLKSLHREYSGRRQPYPFERMIFGACAGLIGQSASYPLDVVRRRMQTAGVTGYPRASIACTLRTIVREEGAVRGLYKGLSMNWVKGPIAVGISFTTFDLMQILLRHLQS, encoded by the exons GACCGAGTCTCCTGCCATTCCGAGCAGGCCTGGTATGGATAATGGTGTGAAGGAAGGCCCGGTGCGATTGCGTGAGGATGCCGAGGCTGTCCTGTCCTCGTCCGTCTCATCAAAG CGTGACCACAGGCAAGTGCTCAGCTCCCTGCTGTCTGGGGCCCTGGCTGGCGCCCTTGCCAAAACAGCAGTAGCCCCCCTGGACCGAACCAAAATCATCTTCCAAG TGTCTTCAAAAAGATTTTCTGCCAAG GAGGCCTTCCGGGTCCTCTACTACACCTACCTCAACGAGGGCTTTCTCAGCTTGTGGCGCGGGAACTCGGCCACCATGGTGCGCGTGGTGCCCTACGCCGCCATCCAGTTCAGCGCCCACGAAGAGTACAAGCGCATCCTGGGCAGCTACTATGGCTTCCGCGGAGA AGCTCTGCCCCCTTGGCCTCGCCTCTTCGCCGGCGCACTGGCTGGAACGACAGCCGCTTCACTGACCTACCCCCTGGACCTGGTCAGAGCGCGGATGGCCGTAACCCCGAAGGAAAT GTACAGCAACATCTTTCATGTCTTCATCCGCATCTCGAGAGAAGAGGGGCTGAAGACCCTCTACCACGGATTTATGCCCACTGTGCTGGGGGTCATTCCCTACGCCGGCCTGAGCTTCTTCACCTATGAGACGCTCAAGAGCCTGCACAGAG AGTACAGTGGCCGCCGACAGCCCTACCCCTTCGAGCGCATGATCTTCGGCGCCTGCGCTGGCCTTATCGGGCAATCGGCCTCGTACCCGCTGGATGTGGTGCGGCGGCGTATGCAGACGGCCGGCGTCACCGGCTACCCGCGTGCCTCGATCGCCTGCACGCTGCGCACCATCGTGCGGGAGGAGGGCGCCGTGCGCGGCCTCTACAAAGGCTTGAGCATGAACTGGGTCAAGGGTCCTATCGCCGTGGGCATCAGCTTCACCACCTTCGACCTCATGCAGATCCTGCTGCGGCACCTGCAGAGCTAG